The DNA segment AACATGGGCGAGTACGAGTCCGCGAAGGACAAGTACAAGACCGTGGTCCTCTACGGTGAGCTGGCCGGCGCCGGCGCCGTGGAGAAGGACGGCAAGGCCAAGGCGAAGGGCTCGCTGGTGCGTGAAGCGCGCGCCGACTACGTGCGCGCGTTCGCCCGCGAGGGTGACGTCACGCAGGCCCGCGCGGACTTCGGCAAGGTCGCCACCAATCCGGAAGACCGCTTCGCGATGATGAAGCAGCTCGCGAACCTGTACTACGGCGACGGCAAGGACCGCGAAGCGGCCATCACCTACAACTCGCTGATCAAGGAGAAGCCGCTGTCGCCGGAGGCTCCTGGCTTCCAGGGCAAGATCGTCGACTGCATCCTGCGCATGGGCAACAAGGAGCGCACCGTGGCCCAGGTGCGCCGGCTCGTGAAGATCATGAAGGACGTCGAGTCCTCCGGCGTCATCAAGGACGACAAGGACAAGAAGGCGCTCGCGGAGGCGAAGGAGCTGTCCGAGCGCACGCTCTCCAACCTCGCCGTCACCTGGCACAACGAGGGCAAGAAGACGCGCAACGAGGAGACCTTCAAGTACGCGGACGCCGTGTACAGCGACTACCTCACGCTCTTCCCGGAGAACCCCAAGGCGTACGACCTGCGCTTCTTCTGGGCGGAGCTCCTCAACGACAACCTGCAGAACTTCGACAAGGCCGCCGCCAACTACACGCTCGTCGTCCTCCAGGACGCCAAGGTGCTGGAGGCCAAGGACGACAAGGGCAAGCCCAAGCCGGGCAAGCCGGGCAAGTGGCTGACCAACGCCTCCTACAACGCTGTCCTCGCCTACGACGAGGTCGTGAAGGCGGCGGAAGCGCGCGGCGAGGCCAAGTCCGAGTCCGCCGGCACGGACATCCAGAAGAAGATCGCCATCCCCACGCTCAAGAAGTCGCTGCTCGACGCGTGCGAGCGCTACCTCAAGTACGTCCCCAAGGGCGACAAGCGCGTGGAGATCGCCTTCAAGGCGGCGAACATCTACTACCGCCACAACCACTTCGACGAAGCGGTGCTGCGCTTCTCTGAAATCGCGCTCGGCTACCCCGAGTACAAGTTCGAGGACGGCCAGCGCGCCGCGGAGATCGCCGCCAACCTCATCCTCGACTCGTACAACCTGCTGGGCGACTTCGCGAAGGTCAATGAGTGGGCCCGCCGCTTCTACGCCAACGACAAGCTGGCCACGGGCAAGTTCCGCGACGACCTGGCGAAGCTGATTGAGCAGTCGTCGTTCAAGCTGGTCAGCCAGCTGGAGGAGAAGAAGGAGTTCTCCAAGGCGGCCGAGGCGTACCTGAACTTCGTCCACGACTTCCCGCAGACGGAGATCGCGGACCTGGCGCTCTACAACGCGTCCGTCGACTATTACAAGGCGAAGAGCCTGGACAAGGCCATCGAGGTCCGCAAGCGCCTGTTCGCGGAGTACCCCCGGTCCAAGTACGTGCCGGACTCCATCTACGCGAACGCGGAGGCGCTGGAGGCCATCGGTGACTTCGAGGAGGCGGCGGGCACCTACGAGCTCTACGTGAAGGGCTACGAGCGCAACCTGAGCGAGAAGGGCGGCGCCCCGGCGGCGAAGGCCAAGGCGAAGAGCAAGGCCCGCGGCAAGGCGAAGCAGGCCTCCAACGACGCCGGCCCCGCGAAGCCCGCGGTGGTGCAGAAGTGGGACGAGTCCAAGGCGCAGATCGCCCTGTTCAACGCGGCCACCTACCGCGAGGGCCTGGGCCAGCTGAAGGCCGCGCTCAAGAACCGCGAGCACTACATCGAGCTGTGGCCCAAGTCGAAGGACGCCGAGGACGTCTTCCTGTCCATCATCGACCTGCACGTGAAGCAGGGCGCGTACATGAAGGCCATCAAGCTGCTGGAGGAGTACGAGCGCGACAACATGCGCTCCCAGAGCAAGTTCCTCATGGCCGAGGGCCGCATCGTCGACATCTACTCGAAGATGAAGAAGACGAACGACGTGCGCCGCATGAACAAGCGCATCTTCGAGTACTTCGACCAGCTGCCCCGCCGTCAGCAGACCGCGCTGGAGAAGCCCGCGCTGGCCGCCGCCGCGCAGGCGAACCTGCTGGCCATCGAGCCGGACTGGAACGAGTTCAAGCGCCTGAAGCTGTACTGGGGCGTGCCGCCGTCGCCGGAGCGCTTCAAGGGCTCGCTGGCGGACAAGGGCCGCGCGCTGGAGGTGGTGCAGAAGAAGTACGTGCAGACCGTGGCCCTGGGCGCCCCGGAGCCGGCCATCTGCGCGCTGCAGCGCATCGGCCTCGCGTATGACCACATGGCGGAGCTCGTCGTGAACGCGCCCATGCCGCGCGGCCTGGACGAGGAGTCGCAGCAGGCGCTGCGCGACGAGTTCAGCAACCAGGCGCAGCCGCTCAAGGACAAGGCCACGGAGGCCTTCTCCGGCGCGGTGGCCAAGAGCCGCGAGCTGGGCGTGTTCAACGACTGCGCCGCGGCGAGCCTGAAGATCCTCCGCACCACCTACGCCCCGGACCGCTACCCGGAGGTGCTGGAGGAGAAGCTCGCGCTGAAGAACAAGGAGCTGGTGCTGGGCGGCGACCTGCTGGCCGCCGTGCAGGACATCCCGCCCCCGGTCTCCAAGTCGGAGCCGGAGAAGATGGCCAAGAGCGAGGCGCTCAACGAGGACCTGTCCGCGCTGACCAACGCCCTCCGCCAGCAGACCGAGTCCGAGGTCGCCAAGCCCGCCGCCGCGTCCCAGGACGGCAGCGCCCCCAAGAAGACCGTTGATGATCAGGAGCCGGAGGACTTCCTCTAATGAATCGCATGCACCCGTTCCGCCCCCTCCTGCTGGCCACGCTGGCGCTGACCGCTGTCGGCTGCTCCACGACGCAGACGGCGGCCCCGTCGCCCGTCGCCAAGCCCGTCGCCGCCCCCACGGGCCCGGTGTCCATCTCCAACCGCGCCATGCTGCTGTTCGATGACGCGGTGAAGTCCTTCGACGCGCAGAAGAAGGCCAAGGCCTTCGACTACCCGTCGCTGGACCGCAAGTTCAGGGCCGCCCTGGAGGCGGACCAGAACCTGGCGGAGGCCGAGTACAACCTGGGCGTCATCGCCGAGCGCATGGGCAAGCCCGACGAGGCGAAGGCCCGCTACGCGGCGGCCCTCACCAAGAAGCCGTCCCTGCGGCAGGCGTCCGACAACCTGGCCATCATGAAGCAGAACGGTGGCGACGTGGCCGGCGCGGTGGCGCTCTACCAGGACGTGCTCACGCGCTACCCGGATGACGCGGGCTCGCGCGCGCGGCTCGCGGAGATCTACCGGCAGAACAACGACCACGACAAGGCGATGGAGCTGTCTCGTGCCGCGCTCATGCGCGACCCGATGAACACCAACGCCCTCAAGGTGATGATCCGCAGCTACCTGGACCGCAAGCAGCTGGCCATGGCGAAGCTCGTCGCGCTGCGCGCGGTGAAGCTGGACGGCACGGACCCTGAGCTGCACCAGGCCGTGGGCCTCATCCTCCTCAAGGAGGGCGACAGGGAGGGCGCGCGCCTGCAGTTCAAGAGCGCCCTGGAGGCGAAGGCGGACTACGTGCCGGCGCACGTGGAGCTGGCCCAGCTGGCGCTCAACGCGGAGGACTTCCCCGGCGCGGAGGAGCACCTGCGCCGCATCCTGCAGGCCGACGGCAAGAACGCCGCCGCGCACGTGGACCTGGGCATCGCGCTCAAGGGCCAGGGCCAGTACGACAAGGCCATGCAGGAGTACGACGAGGCGGAGAAGCTCAACCCCGACCTGGGCGCCACGTACCTCAACCGCGGCATCATCCTGCACAAGGTGAAGGACGCCCCCGAGCGCGCGGTGGAGCTCTACAAGAAGTACGTCGCCCTGGCGGGCGGCGAGGTCGCGCTCCATGCCGAAGCCCCCGTCTTCGGCCTCATGCGCGAGGCGGAGAGCATCGTGCAGGCCAAGCGCGAGGCGAAGGCCGCGGAGGACCAGGCCAAGCAGATGGAGGCCCTCCAGGCCCAGCAGCAGGCCGCGATGAAGGCGGAGGAGGCCAAGCAGAAGGGCACCCCCCCGCCGCCGGGCGCCGCGACGCCCGCGTCCGGCACCAGCACCGCCCCGCAGGCCACGCCGGCCAACGCGACGGGCGCGCAGCCGCCGGCCGCCACCCCCGCCGCGGGGAAGCAGGCGGCGCCTGCCCAGAAGAATGCAGCTCCGGCGGACTCTGAAGAGCCCACTGACGACCTGCTGTGATGTGGGAGACGCCCGCCAGTGGCTTCACGCTGGCGGCGCGGCTCGGGAAGATGCGAACCTTGAGAGCCCCCGCGCTGATGGCGGGGGCCGCCATGCGGAAACACCAGTGGGCCTTCGGAAGGGGCCCCACGTGGAGGCAGGATGCGGAAGTGGCTGATGCTGTGCGTGACGCTGTCGGTGGCCCCGGCCTTCGCCCAGGACGAGGGCGGCAAGGCGCAGGGTGAGGGTGGCGGCGCCAGGATGCAGAAGACGACCAACATCGACTTCGAGGACGACACCATTGAAGGTGACCTCACGAAGCCGGATGGCGAGTACGTCGAGGCGCGCAAGACCGTGAAGCACTCCAACCTCATCCGCATCCGCGAAGACTTCGAGGACAAGGTGATGCAGTCCGTGGGCGAGCTGTAATTCCCCCCTCCACGAACTGACGGCGGGAACCTTCCGCCAGCACCGTTGTCCAAGAGCGCCAAAGCCTACCGGGAGCCGTCCATGGCCGTACCCCTGACACTCAAGGTCTTCAAGGGCGACACGTTGGTCGCCTCCAAGGACTACGAGCGCGACATCATCAAGATTGGCCGTCTGTCCTCCGCGCACCTGTGCCTGGAAGACGACAAGGTCAGCCGTATCCACTCCGTCATCGAAGTGGCCGCCGACGGCTCCATGTCCATCATCGACATGGGCAGCGTCGAAGGCACCTACGTCAACGGCAAGCGCGTCAACAAGGGGCAGGTCTCCTTCGGTGACGAGGTCCGCGTGGGTGGCACCACCATCCGCCTGGAGAACCCGGCCGCCGTCGCCGCGGTGAACCTGGCCGCCGCCGTCGCGCAGGCGGACGCGCCCACGGACAAGAACCCCACCATCGCGCCGGTGGCCCCCGCCGCCGCCATCGCGCAGGCCGTGGCCGCGCCCGTTCCGGTGGCCGCGCCTGTCGCGCCGCCGGCGCCCGCGCCCGCCGCCGCGCTGGACGCGTCCGTCGCGCCCACGCAGAAGAACGCCGTGGCGCCCGCCCGGGCCCCCAAGGCCGCCGTGGCCGTGGAGGACGACGCGCACGAGGCGCAGGACGCCGCGCCGCGCGTGCGCACCGTGAAGAAGACGAAGTCCAGCGGCCCGCAGGGCGTGTCGCTGCGCCTGCTCTGGGGCGACCAGCGCGTGGGCGAGTTCTTCGTGCCCCCCGGCGCGAAGAAGGGCTTCACGGTCGGCAGCGCCAAGGGCGTGGACTTCGTGATGGGCGACGCCAAGCTGGGCGCCCCCTCGTTCGAGGCGCTGCGCACCGACGGCCAGTCCTTCACCGTGCGCTTCGCGCGCAAGATGAAGGGCGAGTTGACCCGCAAGGGCGAGACGCTGGACCTGGAAGCCGTGATGGAGTCCGGCAAGGCCTCCCAGGACGGCGACGCCTACGGCCTCACGCTGGAAGCGGACGACTTCGTCTGGGTGGACCTGGGCGGCCTCACGCTGGAGGCGCAGTTCCAGCCGGTGCCCAAGCGCGTCGTCGTGCCCATGAGCGAGAGCATCGACTACACGGCGCTCAACATCTTCCTGGTGATGTTCTTCATCGCCACCGGGTTCGTCATCCACTCCATGAACCAGAGTGGGGAAGGGGACGAATACGCGGATGAGCTCGCGGGCAACGACGCGCGCATCGCGAAGCTGATCATCAAGCCTCCGGAGACCCAGAAGAACAAGTTCCTGGAGAAGCTCAACCAGCAGAAGGAGAAGAAGTCGGGCGAGATGGCCCAGAAGCAGCGCGGCGACGAGGGCCAGATGGGCAAGAAGGACGCGCCCAAGGCCAACAACCGCACCGCGCCCAAGGGCGACCCGAACAAGAAGGACGAGGCGCGCGCCCTCACCGCGAAGATCTTCGGCGGCGGCAAGGGCGGCATCTCCACCATCTTCGGCAAGTCGGGCCTGGGCGGCGAGCTCAAGAGCGCCATGGGCAACATGTTCGGCGCCAAGGCGGGCGACGCGGGTGGCTTCGGCGGCATGGGCCTGCGCGGCAGCGGCGGCGGCGGCGGTGGCACCGGTGACAGCATCGGCATCGGCGGCATCGGCACCAAGGGCCGTGGCGGCGGCAGCGGCAGCTACGGCACCGGCGTGGGCACGCTCGGCGGCAAGCAGAGCGTGGACGTGGGCATCACCTCGTCGGATCCGGAGGTCATGGGCTCGCTGGACAAGGAACTCATCCGCCAGGTCATCCAGCGCAACCGCGGGCAGATCCGCTACTGCTACGAGAGCCTGCTCAACCGCTTCCCCAAGCTGGGCGGCAAGGTGTCCGTGAAGTTCGTCATCAGCGCCACCGGCTCGGTGGCCACGTCCAACGTCGCGCAGTCCACGGCGGGCAACTCGGACCTGGAGACCTGCGTGGCCGGCCGCGTGCGCACCTGGAAGTTCCCGGAGCCGAAGGGTGGAGGCTCCGTGATCGTCACCTACCCGTTCATCTTCAAGCAGGCCGGTGACTGACGTAGACTCAACACATCCGTAATCCGCGCGGGCGGTCCTGGAGACAGGGCTGCCCGCTTCTTCCATTCACCCTCCCGCCCCCGCGGGAGGCCTGCCCCCCACCAGGCCGCCTTCCATGCAGAAAGTCCTTGCTCCTCTTGCCCTGAGCGCCGCCCTTCTTCTTCCCGCGATGGCGGGCGCCCAGGACACCCCCAGCGCCGGCTCCAACGCGATGAAGGACCGGCCCGCGGTGACCTTCAACGAGGTCGAGCGCGGTGTGTACTTCGGCGTGTACGGCGGTCCGTCGTGGATCACCAACCCGCCCGCGGACTCCGGCCCGCGGCCCTTCTCCTCCGGGCAGATGGCCCAGGTGGAGCTGGGCGTGGACCTGGGCGAGCGCCTGTCCCTGGGCGTCTTCTTCATGGGCTCCGCCAACCGCGCGGGCGCCGAATACGTCGGCTACTCGCAGGGCGCCGCGTCCGGTGACTTCACCATGCTGGTGCCGGGCGCCGTGCTGCGCGCCCGCCTGGTGGGCTTCGCCGACAGCCAGGAGGTCAAGCGGACGTGGATCTACGCCCGCGCCGGCGTGGGCTACGCGATGTTCTCTCCCAAGAAGCTCCTCCCGGATTCCGACATTCTTGTGTTTGCCGGGCCCGGAGTGGAGTACTACACGCGGCTGCGCCACTTCTCGGTGGGGCTGGAGGTCGTGGGGAACTACCTCGCCTCCAAGGGCGCCTTCGGGTTCGCGGTGGCGCCCAACATTCGCTACGCGTTCTAGCGGGAGATTCACGTGGCTCAGGAGAATGGAAGCGGTGGATCGCGTCCGGGTGGACGCGGTCCGAACGGGGGCGCGCCGGGCCAGGGGCCCCGTCGTGACGGACCGGGAGGCTTCGGCGGTCGTGGCGGTCCTGGCGGTCCTGGTGGCGGCCGGGGTGAAGGGCGCGGCCGGGGTGAAGGCCGTGGCCGTGATCGCGACGCGGGCCCGGTGGGGCCTGGCCAGCGCGTCATCGCCGAGCTGAGCGTCCTGGAAAAGGCGCTCTCCAAGAACGACTTCGCGGCGGAGAAGGGTCCGCTGGAGGCCATCGTCCGCTCGCTGCGGCCCATGAACCTCAAGTCGCTCGACGACCTGGATCTCAACACGCGTGGCCGTCTCATCACCACGCTCCTGCGCGTGCAGCGTCAGCCGAAGCCGGCCCTGCCGGAAGCGGGCGCGGAAGGCGCGGCGCCGGAAGCCGCCGCCTCCACGGAAGCCGCTCCCTCCGAGGCTCCGGCCGCGGAAGGCGCGGCCGAGGGTGCCACGCCGGCCGAAGGGGGCACGCCCGCCGAGGCGGCTCCCGCGGCTCCGGCCGTGGATCCCGCCAAGGAGAAGCACGCCGCCTGGGTGGACGTGATGGCGCTGGTGGGCCGGGTCTGGCGGGCCGCGGGTGACGCGGACCGTTCCCAGGCGGCCTTCGCGCTGAGCGGCCGCGAGCCGTCGCCGGAGCCCGCGGCCCCGGCCCGCGAGGAGCGCGCCGAGCGTCCTCCGCGCGGTGACCGTCCGGAGCGTGGCGAGCGTCCGCCTCGCGGTGACCGTCCTCCGCGCGGCGAGCGTCCGGAGCGTGGCGCGGCGGGTGAGCGGCGCGAGCGTCCGCCCCGGGCCGAGCGCCCCGAGCGTGGCGAGCGTCCTGCCCGCGGTGAGCGCCCCGAGCGCGCGCCGATGCCGGAGCTGACGGGCGACTGGAAGGAGCAGGCGACCCAGCTGGAAGGCATGGGCCGCACGCGCGACGCCGCGCGCCTGCACGAGCGCAACAACAACTTCGCGGACGCCACCCGCCTGTTCGAGGCAGGCGGTGACCTGAAGAGCGCGCTGCGCACGGCGCTGTCCGGCCAGGACAACGACGCGGCCCGCCGCCTCGTGGGCACGCTGCCCGCGGAGCAGATTGGCCCCACGCTGGAGAAGGCCGGCGCGTACGAGCTGCTCATGGAGCACTACGTCGCCAAGGCTGACTTCGAGAACGTCGCCCGCCTGTACGAGCGCGCGCGGCAGTTCGACCAGGCGGCCCTCGCGTACGAGCGCGCGAACAAGCTGACCCTGGCGCGCAAGGCGTACGAGCGCGCCCGGGACCTGGCCAGCGCCAACCGCATCCGGGGCATGGAGGTGAAGGCCCTGGTGGAGCGTGGCGACCGGCTGGGCGCGGCGACCCTGCTGGTGGCCGTGGGCCAGCGGCGCGAGGCGGTGGAGGTGCTGAGCCCCCTGCCTCCTCCGAAGGCGTTCCACTTCATGCAGCGGCTCACCCTGGAGGACGAGGCCAAGGAGCTCGCGCAGCGCGAGCTGGCCCGCGCCGAACAGGAGCAGAAGCCCGCCGGCCGCGCCCGGTGGCTGGAGCTGCTGGGTGACACGGCCGCCGCCGCGGAGACGTGGACGCAGGCGGGCCGCAAGGACAAGGCGCTGCCCCTCTACGAGAAGCTCGGTGGGGAGCACCTGCCCCGCGCCGCGCAGCTCGCGGAGGAGCTGCAGCAGCGTGACAAGGCCATCGCCCTGTACACGCAGCTCAACGACAGCGCGGGTGTGGAGCGTGCGAAGGCCCTCCCCGAGGCCCCCGCCACGCCTCCTCCCGGCAGCGCGCCGGACGCCGGTGACGACGCGGACTCCACGGCATCGTCGACGGAAAATGCTTCCTCGGCTGGCGAGCAAGAAAGCCAATAATTCCCGCCGTTTGACAGGTTTTGCATGATTGCCCGGGGGCGCCCGTGGCCGGTACACTCCGGCCGCTGGCGCCCTCGTTTCATTCCCCCTTTGGCCAACGAGCATCATGGAACAGCCTTCCGCCCCTGCGCGTCCCACGCTGCGTGTGACCGACGACCGCTCCTTCGTTGAAACCGAAGCGGCCCTGGAGAAGACGGGCCGTGTCGAGGAGCTGATCCGCCTGTACGAGGGGCGCTCGCGGGACGTTCCCACGGAAGAGGCGGCGCGCCTGCTGTGCCGCGCGGCGGAGCTGGCCCACGAGCGTCAGCGCAACGCGCCGCGCGCGGAGGACCTGCTCAAGCGCGCGCTGCTCGTCGCGAAGGACCCGATGCCCGCGCTGCGCGGTCTCAAGCGACTGCATGAGATCCGCCAGGACGCGTCGTCGCTGGTGGACGTGCTGGAGCGGCTGGGCGCCGCGACGCAGGGCGACGAGAGCGCGGCCCACTACCTGAAGGCCGCGGACCTCTACGAGCAGAAGCTCTTCCGCCGCGATCGCGCGGTGCTGTGCCTGCAGCGCGCGGCGCGGGTGAAGCCGGACCGCGCGACGTTCCGGCGCGTGCGCCAGCTGCTCTTGTCCGAGGAGCGCTTCCAGCCGGCGTTCGAGGCGCTGCAGCGCGAGCGTGCCGCGCTGGGCGACGCGGGCATGGCGGAGGAGTACGCCGCGCTCGCGGAGCGGCTGGTGGACGACCCCACCGAGCACTCGCTGGCGCAGCAGGTGCTGGACGTGGCGCGGGAGCTGGATCCGCAGAACGCGCGCGCGGACAAGGCCGCCCGCGCGATGCAGCGCTTCGAGCAGGTGTGGCGCGACAAGGTGCGCATGCTGCGCGGCATGTCGCTGGAGGAGCGCGACCGCAAGAGCGCCGCGCGCCTGTCGCTGCTCGTGGCGAAGCTGTTCGCCTGGTACGACCCGGGCTCCGCCGCCAAGGTGAAGGAGGCGCTGGACCGCTGCTTCCTGCTGTGGCCGGGCATGCCGGAGGCGCTCACGCTCATCGAGCGGATGGCGGGACGCGCGGGCGACTACGGGCCGGCGCTCGCGCAGCTGGAGGCGATGGCAGGCGAGGCGCGCGACCGCACGGCGCAGGTGGACCTGTGGCTGCGCGTGGGCACGCTCAAGCTGGGCCGGATGAACGACGCGGCCGGTGCGCTGGCCGCCTTCGAGAAGGCCGTGGCGGCGGATGCGTCGCGCGCGGACGCGGCCAGCCTGGCCGCGGAGCTGATGCTGGGCCAGGAGCGCTACGCGGACGCGGTGGCCACGCTGGAGCGCTACCTGGGCACGGTGAAGGACCGCGCACAGCAGGCCAGCCTGCGCCTGCGCCTGGCGGACCTGTGCATGCAGCAGCTGAAGGACGCGGACGCGGCGCGCGCGCACCTGGAAGCTGCGCTGAAGCTGGAGCCCACCAACGCGCTCGCGGCCTTCCAGCTGTCGCGCCTGCTGGCGGAGGACGAGAAGCTGGATGAAGTGCTGCCGCTCCTGGAGCTGGCCATGCTCGCCCCGCGTCCTCGCGCGGAGCGCGTGGCGTTCTGTGAAGCGCTGGCGCTGATGTTCGAGGAGCAGGAGAACGCGCGCGGCGCCTTCGAGGTGCTGGCGCGCGCGCTGGAGCTGGAGCCGGGCCGGCCGCTGCTGCTCAACACGGTGGTGGAGCACGCGGAGAAGGCCAACGCGCAGCCGGCGCTGGCCCATGCGCTGTTGCGCGCGGCGCAGGGGGCGACGCCTCCGGCCGTGGCGGTGGCGCTGTGGCGGCACCTGGCGCAGCTGCTCCAGGGCCCGCTGGCGGACCCCGTGCGTGCGGAGGCGGCGTGGCGCGAAGTGCTCTCGCGCGTGCCGGGTGACTCCGTGGCGAGCGAGGCCGTGAAGTCGCTGCAGGCGGCCGCGGCGCTGGCGGATGACCCGAAGACGCGGTTGGAGACGGACATCGCGCGGCGCGAGGCGTCCGGTGCCTCGCCCGTGGAGCTGGAGCCGTTTGTGCGCCAGTGGGTGCAGCTGGCGCCCGAGGACACCCAGGCGGTGCAGCGGCTCCAGGCGCTGTGCGTGGCGCTGTCGAAGTTCGACGAGGCGGCGACGCTGGCGGGGAAGCTGGCGACGCTCTCCGAGACGCAGCTCGAGCGCAACGAGTGGACCGCGCGGCAGGCGAAGCTGTACGCGGAGCGGCTCAACCGTCAGGAGGACGCGGCGGACCTGTTCCTCGCGCTGCTGGCGGAGAACGTGTCCACCGGCGTGGTGGTGGGCGGCCTGGAGCGGCTGGCGGCCGGAGGCGTGCGCACGGTCGCGCTGACGGAGGCCCTGGCGAACCACTACGGCCGCACGGGTGACCACCAGCGGCAGGTGGCGGCGCTCCAGCAGCAACTGGACTCCACGACGGACGCGGCCACGCGCAAGCGGCTCCTGACGGTGCTGGCCAGCATCCACGAGAAGCAGCTCGCGGACAGCCGCGCCGCCTTCGACACGCGGCTGCGCATGGTGCGCGAGGAGCCCAAGGACGAAGCGGGGCGCGCGGAGACGGCGCGGCTGGCGCGCGACCTGTCCGCGCACGCGGAGCTGGGCCGGGTGCTGCGCACGCTCGCCACGGAGTCCGAGGATCCCATCCTCGCCGTGCAGCTGCTCTCCGAGGCGTCGGTGCTGGCGGAGGAGGGCGGGATGGCGGCGGAGGCCATCACGGCGCTGGAGGCCGCGCTGGCGCGCTCGCCCGAGTCGCCGCAGGTGCTCCAGCGCCTCGTGCGGCTGTACGGGCGCGCGGGCCGCTCCGCGGACGCGGAGACGCTGCTTCGCAAGCGCATCCACGCCACGCGCGGGCCGGAGCGGTTGGAGCTGCTCCTGCGGCTCGTGGACCTGAACGTGGAGCTGGGCCGCCCGCAGCAAGCGGCCGAGGCGCTCCAGGCCGCCATCACGCACGGCGGCGAGGAGGGCCGGCACCTGCCGCGCCTCGCGGAGCTCTACGAGAAGGCCGGCATGCAGCGCGAGCTGGGGGACACCCTGGCGCGGATGATCGGCCTGGCGGAGACGGCCGGTGACGCCGACCACGTGTCGCGGCTGAAGCTGCGCCGCGCGCAGCTGCTGCAGGGTTCGCAGGACGGCAGCGCGGAGGCGGTGCAGAGCTACGCGGACCTCTTGCGGCAGCGTCCGTCGGATCCGGACGCGCTCTCGGCGCTGGAGGCGATGCTGGCCTCGGGCCCGTCGCGCGAGGCGGCGGCGCGCGCGCTGATCCCCGCGTACGAGCGCACCAAGGAACACCGCAAGCTGGTGGCGACGCTGGACGTGCTCGCGGAAGTGGCTCGCGACGACGCCGGCCGGGTGCAGGCGCTGCGCCATGCGGCGCAGGTGCACCTGGCGCACCTGCGGCAGCCGGAGCTGGCGTTCGCGTCGCTCGCGCGGGCGATGCGTCTTGCTCCTGCGGACGGGGGCCTCCGGGCCGCCGCGCGTCAGGCGGCGGAGGACGCGGACTCGCTCGACAGCTTCGCGGAGATCCTCTCCGAGCTGACGGAAGAGGGAGACGTGGGCCCCGCGCGCGCGGCGCTGCTGCGCGAGCTGGCGGAGGTGCAGGAGAAGAAGCTCGACGACCGGCCCGGCGCGGTGAAGGCGCTGCGCGCGCTGCTGGAGCTGGAGCCGGGCAACATCGACAGCCTGCGGGCGCTGCAGCGGCTGCACCGCGCGGGCGAGGAGTGGGCGGCGCTGGCGGAGGTGCTGGAGAAGCTGGCGGCGGCCATCCAGGAGCCGGCGGATCAGCTCGTGTGCCTGCGCGAGGCCGCGCTGCTGCACGAGGCGAAGCTCACCGACAAGGAGAGCGCGGCG comes from the Corallococcus caeni genome and includes:
- the cglE gene encoding adventurous gliding motility protein CglE: MQKVLAPLALSAALLLPAMAGAQDTPSAGSNAMKDRPAVTFNEVERGVYFGVYGGPSWITNPPADSGPRPFSSGQMAQVELGVDLGERLSLGVFFMGSANRAGAEYVGYSQGAASGDFTMLVPGAVLRARLVGFADSQEVKRTWIYARAGVGYAMFSPKKLLPDSDILVFAGPGVEYYTRLRHFSVGLEVVGNYLASKGAFGFAVAPNIRYAF
- a CDS encoding tetratricopeptide repeat protein, translating into MGPGQRVIAELSVLEKALSKNDFAAEKGPLEAIVRSLRPMNLKSLDDLDLNTRGRLITTLLRVQRQPKPALPEAGAEGAAPEAAASTEAAPSEAPAAEGAAEGATPAEGGTPAEAAPAAPAVDPAKEKHAAWVDVMALVGRVWRAAGDADRSQAAFALSGREPSPEPAAPAREERAERPPRGDRPERGERPPRGDRPPRGERPERGAAGERRERPPRAERPERGERPARGERPERAPMPELTGDWKEQATQLEGMGRTRDAARLHERNNNFADATRLFEAGGDLKSALRTALSGQDNDAARRLVGTLPAEQIGPTLEKAGAYELLMEHYVAKADFENVARLYERARQFDQAALAYERANKLTLARKAYERARDLASANRIRGMEVKALVERGDRLGAATLLVAVGQRREAVEVLSPLPPPKAFHFMQRLTLEDEAKELAQRELARAEQEQKPAGRARWLELLGDTAAAAETWTQAGRKDKALPLYEKLGGEHLPRAAQLAEELQQRDKAIALYTQLNDSAGVERAKALPEAPATPPPGSAPDAGDDADSTASSTENASSAGEQESQ